The DNA region AAAATGATAATTTTGATAGTGTGCCtattgaaaatgataatcttgatagtgtgctcattgaaaatgataatcttgatagtgtgcccattgaaaatgataatcttATTAGTGTGCCAattgaaaatgataatcttgaTAGTGTGCCAATTGTTGATGAAGTTAATAATGATGATGATGccgatgatgatgatgatgataatgttgaTTATGATATATTTGACCCAAGAAATTGAGATCGTCTTCAACCTAAACTGATTGATTTATTAGTTGTGAATGGTCCTAAAAGAGATAATTATATTGTGAAGGGTCATAAAGATAGTTTGAATAGACGTTTTACGGCTAATTTGTATACTAGAGCTTTAACAAATGGAGAGGCGTGTGATAGAGATTGACTTGTTTATTCGAAAGAGCTTGATAgagtattttgtttttgttgtaaAGTTTTTAAAAATGGGATTGTTAGGGGACAATTAGCAAATAAGGGTTATAGTGATTGGGTACATGTTGGTGAAAGAATTAAAGAGCACGAGTTAGGCATGAAACATGTTAAAAATATGACTACTTGGTATGAGTATCGCAAAAGGCTGCAAAATTTTTAAACTATTGATAAAACAACTCAAAGATTAATTGAGAAAGAAAAGGATCACTGGAAAAATGTTTTAAAAAGAGTTATTTCAATAGTGAAATTTCTTGCTAAACATAATTTAGCCTTTCGTGGTTCTAAGGAGAAATTGTACGAAGATAGCAATGGAAACTTTTTGGGTTTGATTGAAATCTTAACTGAATTTGACCCAATCATCCAAGAACATGTTAGACGTGTTACAACTCAAAAAGTTCATATTCATTATCTTGGGCATAACATACAGAATGAGTTGATTTCATTGCTTGGTTCTGCGATTAAAATTGAAATCATTAGAAAAATCAAACATGCAAAGTATTTTTCAGTGACACTTGATTGTACTCCTGATGTTAGTCACCAAGAGCAAATGTCTTTGATAATAAGATATGTGGATATTTCTTCAGCTTCTGTTATTATTGAGGAATCATTTTTAGGATTTTTGAATGTGAATGATACAAGTGGTCAGCGGCTTTTTGATGTTTTACAAAATGAATTGAAAGAACTTGGTCTCGACCTATTTGACGTGAGAGGACAATGTTATGATAATGGGTCTAATATGAAAGGAAAACACCAAGGTGTGCAAAAGAGATTTTTAGACATAAATCCGAGAGCCTTTTATACTCCTTGTGGTTGTCATAGTTTTAATTTGACATTGTGTGATATGGCTAACTCTTGTATTAAAGCTAGGATTTTTTTTGGAGTTGTTCAACACATTTATACAATTTTTGTCAATTCTACTAAGAGATGGCAAATTTTGAAAGATAATGTAAAAGGATTGACTCCAAAATCATTGTCATCCACTCGTTGGGACAGTCGTGTAGAAAGTGTCAAAGCTATAAGAACTCAAATGTTAGAATTTACAGAAGCTTTGCTTGAAGTGTCAGAAAATGATCTTGATCCTAAAATACAAAATGAAGCTAAATCCTTAGCAACAAATGAGCTTGGTAATTTTGAGTTTTTGATGGCTATAATTATTTGGTTTGAAATATTATCTGCAATTAATTCTGTTAGCAAACTTTTACAGGAAAAGGATATGCTTATTGATGTTGCTATGCAAAAAATTAAGGGGTTGATTTCGTATTTTGAGGGATATAGAGAAACAAGTTTTATAAGGTATTGATTAACGCTAAGGAAATTGCGGTGGAATTGAATATTGCCCCAATATTTCCTCAAAGGCGTATAATTAAAAGAAAAAGGAAATTTGATGAGAATTTGAATATCCCATCAGTCGAGCTATCAGAAGAAGAATCATTCAGGGTTAATTATTTTCTTTACCTTGTTGATCAAGCAGTTGTTTCTCTTAATAAGAGGTTTGAGCAATACCAAGAGTATGAAAGTATTTTTGGTTTCTTGTTTACTTCTCACAAGTTACAATTATTAGATGATGCAACTTTGAAGTCTTGTTGTACTAACTTTGAGCAGACATTGAAACATAATGAGCAATCTGATATTGATGGGAATGAATTTTTTGCAGAGTTGAAGTTACTAAGAGAAATGTTGCCTGAAGAAACCATAAGACCTActgatatattattatttttaaaaggCTTGGATTGTTTTCCTAATACAGTTATTGCATATAGAATCTTATTGACTATTCCTATGACAATTGCTTCTGCAGAAAGAAGTTTTTCAAAATTGAAGTTGTTAAAGGCTTACTTGCGGTCTACCATGTCACAAGAAAGACTTAATGGATTG from Lathyrus oleraceus cultivar Zhongwan6 chromosome 1, CAAS_Psat_ZW6_1.0, whole genome shotgun sequence includes:
- the LOC127104761 gene encoding uncharacterized protein LOC127104761; protein product: MPHKNRKFECGNDKRKKKKKIEELIQSQVGALDKFLIKEPQVLNESRFVDNIDTLPIENDNFDSVPIENDNLDIVNGPKRDNYIVKGHKDSLNRRFTANLYTRALTNGEASFRGSKEKLYEDSNGNFLGLIEILTEFDPIIQEHVRRVTTQKVHIHYLGHNIQNELISLLGSAIKIEIIRKIKHAKYFSVTLDCTPDVSHQEQMSLIIRYVDISSASVIIEESFLGFLNVNDTSGQRLFDVLQNELKELGLDLFDVRGQCYDNGSNMKGKHQGVQKRFLDINPRAFYTPCGCHSFNLTLCDMANSCIKARIFFGVVQHIYTIFVNSTKRWQILKDNVKGLTPKSLSSTRWDSRVESVKAIRTQMLEFTEALLEVSENDLDPKIQNEAKSLATNELGNFEFLMAIIIWFEILSAINSVSKLLQEKDMLIDVAMQKIKGLISYFEGYRETSFIRRIIKRKRKFDENLNIPSVELSEEESFRVNYFLYLVDQAVVSLNKRFEQYQEYESIFGFLFTSHKLQLLDDATLKSCCTNFEQTLKHNEQSDIDGNEFFAELKLLREMLPEETIRPTDILLFLKGLDCFPNTVIAYRILLTIPMTIASAERSFSKLKLLKAYLRSTMSQERLNGLALIAIENDILETIKYEDLVDDFASKSVRKKALFM